One Candidatus Brocadiia bacterium genomic window, CTGGAAACCATCTGCCTCAAATGCATGGAAAAAGACCGCGCCAAACGCTACCAAAACGCGGCCGAGCTGGCCGGCGACCTGAAGCGCTATCTCGAAGGCGCGCCCATCGTGGCCAAGCGTACCTCATCGGCCAGCCGGCTCTGGCGCCGGATGCGCCAGAACAAGACTGCCTCTATCGGCGTTACCAGTGCCGCCGTCATTACCCTGGCTGCAGTCGGTTGGTGGCTCTATGGCTCGGCCCAGACCGGACGCAAGGTGGTTGAATACAACCAACAGGCCCATCGCCTGTTCGAGGAGCATAAATACGAGGAATCACTGTCTATGTGCGAAAAGGTGCTGGGGCTGTCGCCGGCGGATTTCGAAGCCTACGACCTGAAAGACAAATGCCTGGCCCAGATAAAAACCCGCCAGGCCGAAAGCAAGATGACCAAGGCCCAACTCGAACAGCGTTCCAAAGCCAAGGTCTATTACGACCGGATGATCGGCACGACTGACCTTGAGTCTAGGATAAAACTGGCCGACGAAGCCATCCGGATAGACCCGACCTTTGGCGATGTCTACCAGCTCGTCGGCTATGCCTACAAGGAAAAAGGTGATAACGACAAGGCCTATGAATATTTTAATAAAGCCATTATCGCCACGCCGGGTTTGGCCTACGCCCATTACGAGCGCGGCTGGATTACCAACTACATCTACGGCAAGCCCAATGAATCGATTGACGACTTCACTAAGGTCATCGAATACGACCCCAACAGCCATCTGGGCTGGCTGGCCAAGGGCAATATCGAGAGCGGGCAGAATAAGCACGAACAGGCTCTGGCCAGTTATAACAAGGCGATAGAGCTCAAGCCCGACTATGACCTGGCCTATTACCAGCGCGGCTGGACATATTTTTACCTGGGCGATTTGAAACAGCTCATTAAGGACCACAGCCAGGCCTTTAAGCTTAATAAAAAACTGGCTGTTACTTATCCGCCCCAACTGCCGTTGCTTAAGTCTGCAGAGTACTACACCGAACTCATCCGTCTTAATCCCGATGTGCCTATACTTCACAGCCACCTCGGGTTTGCTTACAGCGTCCAGAATAAGGCAGACCAAGCCATCGCCGCCTTTAACGAGGGTGTTAAGCGTAATGCTATGGATTACGTGGCTTGGGCTATGTTGGCCGACAATTATATGGAAAAAGCCATGCAGATTCTTTATACTGAGCCGGCAAAGCGCAGCCCCAAACAGGAAAGCAGCTGCCGCGAATACATAGATAATGCGATTAGCGCCTGCACCGAAGCTATCAAGCTCAATCCTGAGGCTGTCAAGGCATACATCCATCGGGCCAATGCCCTTGGCGTCAAGGCCAATAACCTTGCCGATAGCCCGGACCAAGTGCGGATTCTTCGGATTCAGGCACTGGACGACCTTAACAAGGCCCTCGCGCTCGAGCCGCGCAATAAAAAGGCGCACGAGTACCGCGGCCAGCTGTGCATGGAAATGGGCCAATATGAGCAGGCCATCGATGATTTTACTGCCGGCATCAGGTTGGGTCTGGGCCAGGAGGTAATCGATGCCTATAATCGCCGCGGCATCGCCCGTCTCAAGGCGAAGGATTATGCCGGAGCCAAGCGCGACTTCGACGAGGCCATCCGGCTGATGCCCAATATGGACGCGGCTTATATGAACCGGAGCATCCTTTTCCTTGAGCAGGGCAAGATGGATGAAGCCATCGCCGACATCAGCTCGGCTATAGTTGCCAACCCAAAGAACCCGGCATACTTTTTCAGACGAGCCGGTTTTTATAAGGACAAACATATGATTGACAAGGCCATCGCCGATTTTACCGAGGCCCTAAAATTGGCGCCGGGTAATATCGCCTATCTCAACCAGCGCGGGGTGGCCTACGGCGAAAATAATATGTTCGAACCGGCCATCGCTGATTTTACCGAGGCCATCCGGATTGAACCGTACGATGCCGGTTACTACGCTAACCGGGCTCATACCTACGTTCTTAAAGGAGATGGTGAAAAGGCCTGGGCCGACATCGTCCAGGCGCTCAAGTTTGATCCCAAATTAGTCAGCGCCTATTACGTCCGGGCCATGATTCACCACAATCGGGCCGATTATAAATCCGCCGTGGCCGACTACACCAGGGTCCTGGAGTTGGACGAAAAGTCATACGCCAGCCGGGTTTACGAAGGGCGGGCCTCGTCCCATTTCTACCTGAAGGACTACGATAAGGCCATCGCCGACTATACCAAGGCCTACGAAAACGGCGCCAGCGCATCGGTGCTGTTGACGCGGGCCGATGCCTATGCCCAGAAGGCCTACCGCGAAAAGAGCCTGCCGGCCCGCAAGGAAATCTTAAAGAAGGCCATTGCCGATGTTGAGGAGTTTATCCGGCTCAGTCCTAAAGAGGACAGGGCTCTTATCTTCCTGAAAAGGGATATGGAAAGATGGAAACAACAGGTTAAGTAACCTGCCGGCAGGGCAGCGCCATTAAAATAACCGACACACCTACGGAATCTTTATCGTCGCTACCGCCTTGTGGGTGTGGAAGGCGCTGAAATCGTCCGAGTTGCCTGAAGCCAGTAGGACTTTATAGCTGTTGCCGGATACCAGCTTCTTATCCTGGGCGTCGGCGGAATCCAGCGGGATGGTGAAGCTTATTTCAGTTACGCCGTTCGCCTCGGTGCCGCTTTTATTGGTGACGTTATCAACCGTGTCTGGGGCGTGCGAACCAAACCCGGTGCCGAAGTCGTCGCGGATGATCGCATTGCCGTCCTTGACATAGCCGATGATGATGTTGGCGTCCTTCATCCCGGCGCCGGGGTCGAACCCGACCGCCACCCATCCGCTGGTCGCGGCGCTGAGCTTGACCGATAAGTTGGTGCCGGCCAGGCTCCATTCCATGGTCACTCCGGCCGCGGTCACCTTATTCTCAGCCTGAACCGGCGGGCTCGTCGGCTGGGTTTGGGCTTTGCGCTCCTCGCAGGCCGTTAATCCAAACACTATGGCGCATAATAATGTGACTGATAATATCTTTTTCATATTCTATCTCCTTATTTCAAAGCCTTGAGGGTAATATTGGAGAATGATGCCTTGAAATTTATGGAGCTCAAGCCAAGAATCGTGTATTGGTGTTGGGGCTGTATTGACCGGCTTAATTGGCCGTTAACAAACAGTTTATATTGTCCATTCTCCCGGGCCATCGATATTTTATAAGAGCCGGAATTACCCAGCATCTTGGCCAGGTCTATGGCGGCGTATTTTTTGCCGTCACTCTCATGGATAAGGCCGAGCACGCCTTGTTCGTTTTCCGATGCCTTGCCTTCGATGGTCACATCAAACGAAAAGGCGAAGTTATTCGGAAGCTCGCTTCCCTGCCAGAAGACCCCACTGGTTATTGTTGGGTTTTCCGGACGAACCACCAGCTTGCCGCCCTCGGCTTTCCAGTATATCTCGTTATTATCGCCGGCCACCTTCCAACCGGTCAAATCCTTGCCGTTAAATAACCGGAGCGCCTCGGAAGTTGATTCCCTGGCCGCGGCCGGCTGGGCTCCGGAACTTCCAGCCAGTTCCTGGATGGTAAAACTGGCGATGTAAAACCTGATATTCTTGGTGCCGATTCCGATGATTGGCTGGTCACCCGGGTTAAGATATCTTGTAGTGGGGGACTTAATGCCGTTGGTAGAACCCTGATAGCTGTTGCCCTGCTTGATCACCTCGATATAATTCCAGCCTTTGTTCAGCCGCCCGTTTGTTGACATGAAAGCCTGAAACGCTCCCTTGCTCGGGTTATAAGCTACGAGCAGTCCAATGGAGCCCTCCTCGTCGAAAAGGAAATCTTCAACGAATAGTTTTATAGAGGCAATATAGCTGTCGAATATCTGTCCGTCGTACTGCATCGTAGCTGGGATATTCTTTTCTTCCGGGTTGAATATCATCTTACCGTCCTTGGCGCTCCACCATTTGCCCGGATATTCGCCACGGCCGAGCCAGTTATCCAGGCTCACTCCGTTAAAAAGCTTGATAACCCGTCCGGCATTGCGGCCGCTTTCCACTGAAGCAACCACCTTCCGGTCCAGTTTGGAATAAAGCTCATCGGCCTTCCTGTTTATCGGGTCGATCACATCTATCTGCTTTAGAATGACGCAGGCAAACCGCTGGTATTTTCTGTTGAAGCAGTCCGTGGCCAAAGCCATCAGGCTGTTGGCATAATCGTTTTTCACTTTGGACATCTGCCGGCTTCGCTCGTCCAGCCGTTCCACGGCCTTATATGCCTTATTGCAAGTGTCGCTTTCCTCCTTGGAAAGATTGTCCTTCTTCTGGATATGCTTCAAACAGAGCCGGTAATTCCGGATGGCCGATGATTTGTCCTTCTGTTTCTCATGGCATTCACCCAGGGCGAACAGGGCCTGGGAAAATTCCCGGCGGTAAGACACCGCCTTATTCAGTTTGTCAATCGCTTCGTCATACTTGTTTTGTTTGATGGCGGTCAGGCCTGACTGGTAGTAGACATCTGATAGTTCCGAATTAGCCTCGTACGGCTCTGCGGAATCAAGATTGCTTTGGCCCTCTCTTGCCTGCCGAAGGCCGTCAGCCGCATCGGTATTATCCGTATCGATTCTTTCTATCAGCGAGAACAACTCCTCGGCCAGGAAGTAATCGGAATCGGCCAAAGACTGATTGCCTAAATCAGCCACCTTGGCGATGAAATCCTTTTTTACGGATGTTATTTTATCCTCGAGCAGCCTGAATTTCTCGGACTTGCGTTTTATCTCCTCTGATAATTTGGCCAGCTCGTCAGAGGTCGACTCGGACTTGCCGATGATGTCCAGGCATTTTTTATGGTTCTCGTAGCCCAGTTCCTCATCCCTGAGCAGTATGTAAGTATCGCCCAGTTTGGCATACGCCTCGGCGAAATCGGGGTTATATTCGACGGCTTTGACCAGTAATTTCCGGGCCTCTTCGTACTGCTTGCTTTTGAGCGAATCCAGGGCGATGTTATAAAGCTCCCGGGCCGCTTCTATCTTCTGCTGTGACGGCTTGGGGTCTTCCGGCTCCGATAGGGCAGGAAATGCCGTCAACAGCAAGAAAATGCTTAATAAGGTCAACGTGCAAATTTTATGTACCATACTGCTTTTAAATAATCTATTGCAGATATTTACCATTAGAGGATTAATTGTCAAGAATAACGATTGCCAATCACGACTAATGTTACCACGGGCGGTGGAATCTAATCCAGCCGACCTTGATGACGTCATTCCGTTCCAGCGCCAGCATGGTGTCGTTATCCAGCCATTTGATGAAATGCCCATGCTCGTCCTCAAAGGTCTTGCGCACATAGATTTGCCGCTCGACCAAAGGAAAGTAGCGATACTTTATCCGGACAAGAATATAGCCGTTGCCTCCGGTGTAAGCACCAACCGGGCGGAAATAGACGCTGGCTGTGGTCACTCCGTCCGGGGAAACTGCCTGCTCAACAAACTGCTCGCCGGCCACTTCGGATGCATAGAA contains:
- a CDS encoding DOMON domain-containing protein: MKKILSVTLLCAIVFGLTACEERKAQTQPTSPPVQAENKVTAAGVTMEWSLAGTNLSVKLSAATSGWVAVGFDPGAGMKDANIIIGYVKDGNAIIRDDFGTGFGSHAPDTVDNVTNKSGTEANGVTEISFTIPLDSADAQDKKLVSGNSYKVLLASGNSDDFSAFHTHKAVATIKIP
- a CDS encoding tetratricopeptide repeat protein; this translates as MPEEFKIPQFKDREDFQNWWQNPDTEQYFQKYPDQLSGLFVNDLVKPYVGIILGMSDQDAKPAQQPKQFGKYQLVKKLGQGGMGLVYLAVDQNLNRQVALKVITSNDKEMLDRFQREAKAVAMLKHPNIVQIYEAGHVDKQHYFTMDYIEGVSLDDISQSKTPELFPRLARIIFQVAQALYYAHSQGIIHRDIKPANILVDKSGKAYITDFGLAKQLTGEGRALTMSGTVVGTPEYMSPEQAQGKKDQMDQLSDIFSLGSTLYYCMTGRPPHQSQELFEVLSKVINEEPTMPSRIVQSVPKELETICLKCMEKDRAKRYQNAAELAGDLKRYLEGAPIVAKRTSSASRLWRRMRQNKTASIGVTSAAVITLAAVGWWLYGSAQTGRKVVEYNQQAHRLFEEHKYEESLSMCEKVLGLSPADFEAYDLKDKCLAQIKTRQAESKMTKAQLEQRSKAKVYYDRMIGTTDLESRIKLADEAIRIDPTFGDVYQLVGYAYKEKGDNDKAYEYFNKAIIATPGLAYAHYERGWITNYIYGKPNESIDDFTKVIEYDPNSHLGWLAKGNIESGQNKHEQALASYNKAIELKPDYDLAYYQRGWTYFYLGDLKQLIKDHSQAFKLNKKLAVTYPPQLPLLKSAEYYTELIRLNPDVPILHSHLGFAYSVQNKADQAIAAFNEGVKRNAMDYVAWAMLADNYMEKAMQILYTEPAKRSPKQESSCREYIDNAISACTEAIKLNPEAVKAYIHRANALGVKANNLADSPDQVRILRIQALDDLNKALALEPRNKKAHEYRGQLCMEMGQYEQAIDDFTAGIRLGLGQEVIDAYNRRGIARLKAKDYAGAKRDFDEAIRLMPNMDAAYMNRSILFLEQGKMDEAIADISSAIVANPKNPAYFFRRAGFYKDKHMIDKAIADFTEALKLAPGNIAYLNQRGVAYGENNMFEPAIADFTEAIRIEPYDAGYYANRAHTYVLKGDGEKAWADIVQALKFDPKLVSAYYVRAMIHHNRADYKSAVADYTRVLELDEKSYASRVYEGRASSHFYLKDYDKAIADYTKAYENGASASVLLTRADAYAQKAYREKSLPARKEILKKAIADVEEFIRLSPKEDRALIFLKRDMERWKQQVK
- a CDS encoding tetratricopeptide repeat protein — translated: MVHKICTLTLLSIFLLLTAFPALSEPEDPKPSQQKIEAARELYNIALDSLKSKQYEEARKLLVKAVEYNPDFAEAYAKLGDTYILLRDEELGYENHKKCLDIIGKSESTSDELAKLSEEIKRKSEKFRLLEDKITSVKKDFIAKVADLGNQSLADSDYFLAEELFSLIERIDTDNTDAADGLRQAREGQSNLDSAEPYEANSELSDVYYQSGLTAIKQNKYDEAIDKLNKAVSYRREFSQALFALGECHEKQKDKSSAIRNYRLCLKHIQKKDNLSKEESDTCNKAYKAVERLDERSRQMSKVKNDYANSLMALATDCFNRKYQRFACVILKQIDVIDPINRKADELYSKLDRKVVASVESGRNAGRVIKLFNGVSLDNWLGRGEYPGKWWSAKDGKMIFNPEEKNIPATMQYDGQIFDSYIASIKLFVEDFLFDEEGSIGLLVAYNPSKGAFQAFMSTNGRLNKGWNYIEVIKQGNSYQGSTNGIKSPTTRYLNPGDQPIIGIGTKNIRFYIASFTIQELAGSSGAQPAAARESTSEALRLFNGKDLTGWKVAGDNNEIYWKAEGGKLVVRPENPTITSGVFWQGSELPNNFAFSFDVTIEGKASENEQGVLGLIHESDGKKYAAIDLAKMLGNSGSYKISMARENGQYKLFVNGQLSRSIQPQHQYTILGLSSINFKASFSNITLKALK